One Clarias gariepinus isolate MV-2021 ecotype Netherlands chromosome 5, CGAR_prim_01v2, whole genome shotgun sequence genomic region harbors:
- the LOC128524545 gene encoding claudin-14-like → MGTMAKQFLGYFLSLLGLVGTLTSTVLPHWRQTAYFSTNFITASYYMKGLWMECVSHTAGIYQCEFHRSLLSLPKDLMAARILMVLSCTTSFLAAIVSAVGMKCTRCAHQSPSKGYIAMSGGSCFMLAGLFCLIATSWTTCDVIKDAYDPFSTAGMKYEIGLAMYTSFSSAIFSIFGGGILCLASWDVRNYVSPKIADPKVPVPNQLQHIPACQSNTAFESDHSSSSSFSSISGYRFGDSISESSTKSKNLK, encoded by the coding sequence ATGGGAACCATGGCAAAACAGTTCCTAGGCTACTTTCTGAGTCTCCTGGGCCTGGTTGGCACTCTGACTTCGACAGTGCTACCTCACTGGCGCCAAACAGCTTATTTTAGCACCAATTTTATCACTGCTTCATACTATATGAAAGGTCTATGGATGGAGTGTGTTAGCCACACAGCTGGTATTTATCAGTGTGAATTCCATCGATCATTGCTTTCTCTTCCCAAAGATCTGATGGCTGCCCGGATTTTAATGGTGCTCTCCTGCACTACCTCATTTTTGGCTGCCATAGTTTCAGCAGTGGGCATGAAATGCACGCGATGTGCCCACCAATCCCCTTCCAAGGGCTACATAGCTATGAGTGGAGGTTCATGCTTCATGCTGGCTGGTCTTTTCTGCCTGATCGCTACATCTTGGACGACCTGTGATGTCATTAAGGACGCTTATGATCCCTTTTCTACGGCTGGGATGAAATACGAGATTGGCCTGGCTATGTACACCTCTTTCTCTTCAGCTATTTTCAGTATTTTTGGAGGTGGAATTCTTTGTTTGGCATCATGGGATGTACGAAATTATGTAAGCCCTAAGATAGCAGACCCAAAGGTACCAGTTCCAAATCAATTACAGCATATCCCAGCCTGTCAATCAAACACTGCCTTTGAAAGTGatcattcatcatcatcatctttttcCTCCATCAGTGGATATAGGTTTGGTGATAGCATTAGTGAAAGTAgtactaaaagtaaaaacttaaAGTGA